The following coding sequences are from one Salmo trutta chromosome 36, fSalTru1.1, whole genome shotgun sequence window:
- the LOC115176161 gene encoding CCR4-NOT transcription complex subunit 3 isoform X3 gives MADKRKLQGEIDRCLKKVTEGVEQFEDIWQKLHNAANANQKEKYEADLKKEIKKLQRLRDQIKTWVASNEIKDKRQLVENRKLIETQMERFKIVERETKTKAYSKEGLGLAQKVDPAQREKEEVGNWLTNTIDTLNMQVDQFESEVESLSVQTRKKKGDKEKQDRIEELKCFIEKHRYHIRMLETILRMLDNDTLPVDSIRKIKDDVEYYMDSSQDPDFEENEFLYDDLDLEELPGSLVATSPPGQSLLDDDLFHQISSGTPTSTTSSSPIPPSPATYTTENSEDDKKRGRSTDSEVGQLCCTRSGFEVMPFITFQSPVKNGNPSSSLSSSSSSSSSSSSASSGASSSSLATIAGGCLPVTGGNSLLGNMGGLLSNSGSYRDATQQQQLQQHYQTQQARNSVISSNTPSNSNPSNNILLPSPSASSPANSSTTLPPLTPNTQLHAPSRPSPSSSLGLGLGLGLGKGGITGSPAVSQMSGLGLSGMPASLNTMAGLLAGSTSAPYATAAAGSGTIGSPLAGKSGCSSSPNSSTVGPVGGNTVGDRSTGLLGSAPGASGVSGGILSLSGLGSGQLAVQGPPLVAPSPIGGLAPGSSLGAIGSIGGNSGSGAPSSSVGMGGGSMSITRPPSGQKQNGSTSYSAVVADSTPDSALNSASQLQSSQPSSLTSTTNQPKDSGPSLLGPMTLPTSSPSPSYSESKLPGSGMLNGPLSYTQTSESKPQEPLSTLKSMAERAALGSGMEGEMLSLHLTTDIFPSTTLPPGPPSAPQQPSLSEVSIPPSLGVCPLGPVPLSKDQLYQQAMQESAWTHMPHPSDSERIRQYLMRNPCPTLPFHHQVPPPHSDSVEFYQRLSTETLFFIFYYLEGTKAQYLAAKALKKQSWRFHTKYMMWFQRHEEPKTITDEFEQGTYIYFDYEKWGQRKKEGFTFEYRYLEDRDLQ, from the exons CAAATGGAGCGGTTCAAGATCGTGGAGCGAGAGACCAAGACAAAGGCGTACTCGAAAGAGGGGCTGGGCCTGGCACAGAAGGTGGACCCGGCCcaaagggagaaagaggaggtcgGAAATTGGCTAACG AATACAATAGACACTCTGAACATGCAGGTGGACCAGTTTGAGAGCGAAGTGGAGTCCCTCTCAGTCCAGACTcgaaagaagaagggagacaaAGAG AAACAGGACCGCATCGAAGAGCTGAAGTGCTTCATCGAGAAGCACCGGTACCACATCCGGATGCTGGAGACCATCCTGCGCATGCTGGACAACGACACCTTGCCGGTGGACTCCATCCGCAAGATCAAGGACGACGTGGAGTACTACATGGACTCGTCGCAGGACCCCGACTTCGAGGAGAACGAGTTCCTCTACGACGACCTGGATCTGGAGGAGCTCC CCGGGTCGCTGGTGGCCACGTCCCCGCCTGGCCAATCGCTCCTGGACGACGATCTCTTCCATCAGATCTCCAGCGGCACACCTACCTCCACCACGTCCTCCTCGCCCATCCCTCCCTCGCCCGCAACTTACACTACG GAGAACTCTGAAGATGACAAGAAAAGGGGACGTTCGACAGACAGTGAAGTCGGTCAG ctgtgctgCACCAGGAGTGGTTTTGAAGTAATGCCTTTTATAACATTTCAGTCGCCTGTCAAGAACGGCAACCCCTCTTCGTcgttgtcctcctcctcctcttcatcctcctcttcatcctctgcCTCCTCGGGTGCCTCCTCATCCTCGCTGGCGACCATCGCCGGGGGTTGCCTGCCTGTCACTGGGGGCAACAGCCTCCTGGGCAACATGGGGGGTCTCCTCTCCAACTCTGGCAGCTACAGAGACGCTACCCAGCAGCAGCAACTGCAGCAGCATTACCAAACCCAGCAGGCCAGAAACTCAGTCATCTCCTCCAACACCCCCTCCAACTCCAACCCGTCGAACAACATCCTCCTCCCCAGCCCCTCTGCTTCCTCACCCGCCAACTCGAGCACGACCCTCCCCCCACTCACGCCCAACACCCAGTTGCATGCTCCGTCAAGGCCTTCACCGTCCTCCAGCTTGGGGCTTGGGTTGGGCTTGGGCCTTGGTAAAGGCGGCATTACGGGGTCACCGGCCGTCAGCCAGATGTCGGGCCTTGGCTTGTCGGGGATGCCGGCATCCCTAAACACCATGGCCGGGCTCCTGGCGGGCTCAACTTCGGCCCCTTACGCCACGGCAGCAGCAGGCTCCGGAACCATCGGAAGCCCCCTAGCAGGGAAAAGCGGCTGCAGTAGCAGCCCTAACTCCAGCACAGTGGGACCGGTGGGCGGGAACACTGTTGGCGACAGATCCACGGGCCTGTTGGGATCTGCACCCGGTGCAAGTGGTGTCAGCGGTGGGATCCTCAGCCTAAGCGGCCTTGGCTCAGGGCAGTTGGCGGTCCAGGGCCCTCCCCTGGTGGCCCCCAGTCCCATAGGAGGCCTGGCCCCTGGAAGCAGCCTGGGAGCCATAGGAAGCATTGGAGGGAACTCTGGTTCAGGCGCGCCAAGCAGTAGCGTGGGCATGGGAGGAGGAAGCATGTCGATCACAAGGCCACCCAGTGGACAGAAGCAGAATGGTAGCACTA GTTACAGTGCTGTAGTAGCAGACAGCACACCCGATTCCGCCCTCAACAGTGCCAGCCAATTACAAAGCAGCCAACCCTCGTCTTTGACCTCCACCACCAATCAGCC tAAAGACAGTGGCCCCAGCCTCTTAGGGCCCATGACTCTTCCCAccagctctccctcgccctcctacAGCGAGAGTAAACTTCCAGGCAGCGGTATGCTCAACGGGCCACTCTCCTACACACAGACCTCTGAAAGCAAG cCCCAGGAGCCTCTGAGCACTCTAAAGTCTATGGCAGAACGAGCGGCACTGGGCtcaggaatggagggagagatgctCTCTCTGCACCTCACCACAG ACATTTTCCCCAGCACTACATTGCCCCCGGGGCCTCCCTCGGCCCCCCAGCAGCCCTCGCTTTCAGAGGTCAGCATCCCCCCATCGCTGGGCGTGTGCCCACTCGGGCCTGTGCCCCTGTCCAAAGACCAGCTGTACCAGCAGGCCATGCAGGAGTCGGCATGGACGCACATGCCCCACCCCTCCGACTCGGAGAGGATCAG GCAGTACCTGATGAGGAACCCGTGTCCCACCCTGCCTTTCCACCACCAGGTGCCACCGCCCCACTCCGACTCTGTAGAGTTCTACCAGAGACTGTCCACGGAGACACTGTTCTTCATCTTCTACTACCTAGAG GGCACTAAGGCCCAGTATCTGGCAGCCAAGGCCTTGAAGAAGCAGTCGTGGCGGTTCCACACCAAGTACATGATGTGGTTCCAGAGGCACGAGGAGCCCAAGACCATCACAGATGAGTTTGAGCAG GGGACGTACATTTACTTTGACTACGAGAAGTGGGGACAACGGAAGAAGGAGGGATTCACGTTTGAGTACAGGTACCTTGAGGACCGAGACCTCCAGTGA
- the LOC115176161 gene encoding CCR4-NOT transcription complex subunit 3 isoform X2 — translation MADKRKLQGEIDRCLKKVTEGVEQFEDIWQKLHNAANANQKEKYEADLKKEIKKLQRLRDQIKTWVASNEIKDKRQLVENRKLIETQMERFKIVERETKTKAYSKEGLGLAQKVDPAQREKEEVGNWLTNTIDTLNMQVDQFESEVESLSVQTRKKKGDKEDRIEELKCFIEKHRYHIRMLETILRMLDNDTLPVDSIRKIKDDVEYYMDSSQDPDFEENEFLYDDLDLEELPTSPSVSPHPSLVSLAGSLVATSPPGQSLLDDDLFHQISSGTPTSTTSSSPIPPSPATYTTENSEDDKKRGRSTDSEVGQLCCTRSGFEVMPFITFQSPVKNGNPSSSLSSSSSSSSSSSSASSGASSSSLATIAGGCLPVTGGNSLLGNMGGLLSNSGSYRDATQQQQLQQHYQTQQARNSVISSNTPSNSNPSNNILLPSPSASSPANSSTTLPPLTPNTQLHAPSRPSPSSSLGLGLGLGLGKGGITGSPAVSQMSGLGLSGMPASLNTMAGLLAGSTSAPYATAAAGSGTIGSPLAGKSGCSSSPNSSTVGPVGGNTVGDRSTGLLGSAPGASGVSGGILSLSGLGSGQLAVQGPPLVAPSPIGGLAPGSSLGAIGSIGGNSGSGAPSSSVGMGGGSMSITRPPSGQKQNGSTSYSAVVADSTPDSALNSASQLQSSQPSSLTSTTNQPKDSGPSLLGPMTLPTSSPSPSYSESKLPGSGMLNGPLSYTQTSESKPQEPLSTLKSMAERAALGSGMEGEMLSLHLTTDIFPSTTLPPGPPSAPQQPSLSEVSIPPSLGVCPLGPVPLSKDQLYQQAMQESAWTHMPHPSDSERIRQYLMRNPCPTLPFHHQVPPPHSDSVEFYQRLSTETLFFIFYYLEGTKAQYLAAKALKKQSWRFHTKYMMWFQRHEEPKTITDEFEQGTYIYFDYEKWGQRKKEGFTFEYRYLEDRDLQ, via the exons CAAATGGAGCGGTTCAAGATCGTGGAGCGAGAGACCAAGACAAAGGCGTACTCGAAAGAGGGGCTGGGCCTGGCACAGAAGGTGGACCCGGCCcaaagggagaaagaggaggtcgGAAATTGGCTAACG AATACAATAGACACTCTGAACATGCAGGTGGACCAGTTTGAGAGCGAAGTGGAGTCCCTCTCAGTCCAGACTcgaaagaagaagggagacaaAGAG GACCGCATCGAAGAGCTGAAGTGCTTCATCGAGAAGCACCGGTACCACATCCGGATGCTGGAGACCATCCTGCGCATGCTGGACAACGACACCTTGCCGGTGGACTCCATCCGCAAGATCAAGGACGACGTGGAGTACTACATGGACTCGTCGCAGGACCCCGACTTCGAGGAGAACGAGTTCCTCTACGACGACCTGGATCTGGAGGAGCTCC ctacctctccctctgtctccccccatcCATCTCTTGTCTCTCTAGCCGGGTCGCTGGTGGCCACGTCCCCGCCTGGCCAATCGCTCCTGGACGACGATCTCTTCCATCAGATCTCCAGCGGCACACCTACCTCCACCACGTCCTCCTCGCCCATCCCTCCCTCGCCCGCAACTTACACTACG GAGAACTCTGAAGATGACAAGAAAAGGGGACGTTCGACAGACAGTGAAGTCGGTCAG ctgtgctgCACCAGGAGTGGTTTTGAAGTAATGCCTTTTATAACATTTCAGTCGCCTGTCAAGAACGGCAACCCCTCTTCGTcgttgtcctcctcctcctcttcatcctcctcttcatcctctgcCTCCTCGGGTGCCTCCTCATCCTCGCTGGCGACCATCGCCGGGGGTTGCCTGCCTGTCACTGGGGGCAACAGCCTCCTGGGCAACATGGGGGGTCTCCTCTCCAACTCTGGCAGCTACAGAGACGCTACCCAGCAGCAGCAACTGCAGCAGCATTACCAAACCCAGCAGGCCAGAAACTCAGTCATCTCCTCCAACACCCCCTCCAACTCCAACCCGTCGAACAACATCCTCCTCCCCAGCCCCTCTGCTTCCTCACCCGCCAACTCGAGCACGACCCTCCCCCCACTCACGCCCAACACCCAGTTGCATGCTCCGTCAAGGCCTTCACCGTCCTCCAGCTTGGGGCTTGGGTTGGGCTTGGGCCTTGGTAAAGGCGGCATTACGGGGTCACCGGCCGTCAGCCAGATGTCGGGCCTTGGCTTGTCGGGGATGCCGGCATCCCTAAACACCATGGCCGGGCTCCTGGCGGGCTCAACTTCGGCCCCTTACGCCACGGCAGCAGCAGGCTCCGGAACCATCGGAAGCCCCCTAGCAGGGAAAAGCGGCTGCAGTAGCAGCCCTAACTCCAGCACAGTGGGACCGGTGGGCGGGAACACTGTTGGCGACAGATCCACGGGCCTGTTGGGATCTGCACCCGGTGCAAGTGGTGTCAGCGGTGGGATCCTCAGCCTAAGCGGCCTTGGCTCAGGGCAGTTGGCGGTCCAGGGCCCTCCCCTGGTGGCCCCCAGTCCCATAGGAGGCCTGGCCCCTGGAAGCAGCCTGGGAGCCATAGGAAGCATTGGAGGGAACTCTGGTTCAGGCGCGCCAAGCAGTAGCGTGGGCATGGGAGGAGGAAGCATGTCGATCACAAGGCCACCCAGTGGACAGAAGCAGAATGGTAGCACTA GTTACAGTGCTGTAGTAGCAGACAGCACACCCGATTCCGCCCTCAACAGTGCCAGCCAATTACAAAGCAGCCAACCCTCGTCTTTGACCTCCACCACCAATCAGCC tAAAGACAGTGGCCCCAGCCTCTTAGGGCCCATGACTCTTCCCAccagctctccctcgccctcctacAGCGAGAGTAAACTTCCAGGCAGCGGTATGCTCAACGGGCCACTCTCCTACACACAGACCTCTGAAAGCAAG cCCCAGGAGCCTCTGAGCACTCTAAAGTCTATGGCAGAACGAGCGGCACTGGGCtcaggaatggagggagagatgctCTCTCTGCACCTCACCACAG ACATTTTCCCCAGCACTACATTGCCCCCGGGGCCTCCCTCGGCCCCCCAGCAGCCCTCGCTTTCAGAGGTCAGCATCCCCCCATCGCTGGGCGTGTGCCCACTCGGGCCTGTGCCCCTGTCCAAAGACCAGCTGTACCAGCAGGCCATGCAGGAGTCGGCATGGACGCACATGCCCCACCCCTCCGACTCGGAGAGGATCAG GCAGTACCTGATGAGGAACCCGTGTCCCACCCTGCCTTTCCACCACCAGGTGCCACCGCCCCACTCCGACTCTGTAGAGTTCTACCAGAGACTGTCCACGGAGACACTGTTCTTCATCTTCTACTACCTAGAG GGCACTAAGGCCCAGTATCTGGCAGCCAAGGCCTTGAAGAAGCAGTCGTGGCGGTTCCACACCAAGTACATGATGTGGTTCCAGAGGCACGAGGAGCCCAAGACCATCACAGATGAGTTTGAGCAG GGGACGTACATTTACTTTGACTACGAGAAGTGGGGACAACGGAAGAAGGAGGGATTCACGTTTGAGTACAGGTACCTTGAGGACCGAGACCTCCAGTGA
- the LOC115176161 gene encoding CCR4-NOT transcription complex subunit 3 isoform X1, with translation MADKRKLQGEIDRCLKKVTEGVEQFEDIWQKLHNAANANQKEKYEADLKKEIKKLQRLRDQIKTWVASNEIKDKRQLVENRKLIETQMERFKIVERETKTKAYSKEGLGLAQKVDPAQREKEEVGNWLTNTIDTLNMQVDQFESEVESLSVQTRKKKGDKEKQDRIEELKCFIEKHRYHIRMLETILRMLDNDTLPVDSIRKIKDDVEYYMDSSQDPDFEENEFLYDDLDLEELPTSPSVSPHPSLVSLAGSLVATSPPGQSLLDDDLFHQISSGTPTSTTSSSPIPPSPATYTTENSEDDKKRGRSTDSEVGQLCCTRSGFEVMPFITFQSPVKNGNPSSSLSSSSSSSSSSSSASSGASSSSLATIAGGCLPVTGGNSLLGNMGGLLSNSGSYRDATQQQQLQQHYQTQQARNSVISSNTPSNSNPSNNILLPSPSASSPANSSTTLPPLTPNTQLHAPSRPSPSSSLGLGLGLGLGKGGITGSPAVSQMSGLGLSGMPASLNTMAGLLAGSTSAPYATAAAGSGTIGSPLAGKSGCSSSPNSSTVGPVGGNTVGDRSTGLLGSAPGASGVSGGILSLSGLGSGQLAVQGPPLVAPSPIGGLAPGSSLGAIGSIGGNSGSGAPSSSVGMGGGSMSITRPPSGQKQNGSTSYSAVVADSTPDSALNSASQLQSSQPSSLTSTTNQPKDSGPSLLGPMTLPTSSPSPSYSESKLPGSGMLNGPLSYTQTSESKPQEPLSTLKSMAERAALGSGMEGEMLSLHLTTDIFPSTTLPPGPPSAPQQPSLSEVSIPPSLGVCPLGPVPLSKDQLYQQAMQESAWTHMPHPSDSERIRQYLMRNPCPTLPFHHQVPPPHSDSVEFYQRLSTETLFFIFYYLEGTKAQYLAAKALKKQSWRFHTKYMMWFQRHEEPKTITDEFEQGTYIYFDYEKWGQRKKEGFTFEYRYLEDRDLQ, from the exons CAAATGGAGCGGTTCAAGATCGTGGAGCGAGAGACCAAGACAAAGGCGTACTCGAAAGAGGGGCTGGGCCTGGCACAGAAGGTGGACCCGGCCcaaagggagaaagaggaggtcgGAAATTGGCTAACG AATACAATAGACACTCTGAACATGCAGGTGGACCAGTTTGAGAGCGAAGTGGAGTCCCTCTCAGTCCAGACTcgaaagaagaagggagacaaAGAG AAACAGGACCGCATCGAAGAGCTGAAGTGCTTCATCGAGAAGCACCGGTACCACATCCGGATGCTGGAGACCATCCTGCGCATGCTGGACAACGACACCTTGCCGGTGGACTCCATCCGCAAGATCAAGGACGACGTGGAGTACTACATGGACTCGTCGCAGGACCCCGACTTCGAGGAGAACGAGTTCCTCTACGACGACCTGGATCTGGAGGAGCTCC ctacctctccctctgtctccccccatcCATCTCTTGTCTCTCTAGCCGGGTCGCTGGTGGCCACGTCCCCGCCTGGCCAATCGCTCCTGGACGACGATCTCTTCCATCAGATCTCCAGCGGCACACCTACCTCCACCACGTCCTCCTCGCCCATCCCTCCCTCGCCCGCAACTTACACTACG GAGAACTCTGAAGATGACAAGAAAAGGGGACGTTCGACAGACAGTGAAGTCGGTCAG ctgtgctgCACCAGGAGTGGTTTTGAAGTAATGCCTTTTATAACATTTCAGTCGCCTGTCAAGAACGGCAACCCCTCTTCGTcgttgtcctcctcctcctcttcatcctcctcttcatcctctgcCTCCTCGGGTGCCTCCTCATCCTCGCTGGCGACCATCGCCGGGGGTTGCCTGCCTGTCACTGGGGGCAACAGCCTCCTGGGCAACATGGGGGGTCTCCTCTCCAACTCTGGCAGCTACAGAGACGCTACCCAGCAGCAGCAACTGCAGCAGCATTACCAAACCCAGCAGGCCAGAAACTCAGTCATCTCCTCCAACACCCCCTCCAACTCCAACCCGTCGAACAACATCCTCCTCCCCAGCCCCTCTGCTTCCTCACCCGCCAACTCGAGCACGACCCTCCCCCCACTCACGCCCAACACCCAGTTGCATGCTCCGTCAAGGCCTTCACCGTCCTCCAGCTTGGGGCTTGGGTTGGGCTTGGGCCTTGGTAAAGGCGGCATTACGGGGTCACCGGCCGTCAGCCAGATGTCGGGCCTTGGCTTGTCGGGGATGCCGGCATCCCTAAACACCATGGCCGGGCTCCTGGCGGGCTCAACTTCGGCCCCTTACGCCACGGCAGCAGCAGGCTCCGGAACCATCGGAAGCCCCCTAGCAGGGAAAAGCGGCTGCAGTAGCAGCCCTAACTCCAGCACAGTGGGACCGGTGGGCGGGAACACTGTTGGCGACAGATCCACGGGCCTGTTGGGATCTGCACCCGGTGCAAGTGGTGTCAGCGGTGGGATCCTCAGCCTAAGCGGCCTTGGCTCAGGGCAGTTGGCGGTCCAGGGCCCTCCCCTGGTGGCCCCCAGTCCCATAGGAGGCCTGGCCCCTGGAAGCAGCCTGGGAGCCATAGGAAGCATTGGAGGGAACTCTGGTTCAGGCGCGCCAAGCAGTAGCGTGGGCATGGGAGGAGGAAGCATGTCGATCACAAGGCCACCCAGTGGACAGAAGCAGAATGGTAGCACTA GTTACAGTGCTGTAGTAGCAGACAGCACACCCGATTCCGCCCTCAACAGTGCCAGCCAATTACAAAGCAGCCAACCCTCGTCTTTGACCTCCACCACCAATCAGCC tAAAGACAGTGGCCCCAGCCTCTTAGGGCCCATGACTCTTCCCAccagctctccctcgccctcctacAGCGAGAGTAAACTTCCAGGCAGCGGTATGCTCAACGGGCCACTCTCCTACACACAGACCTCTGAAAGCAAG cCCCAGGAGCCTCTGAGCACTCTAAAGTCTATGGCAGAACGAGCGGCACTGGGCtcaggaatggagggagagatgctCTCTCTGCACCTCACCACAG ACATTTTCCCCAGCACTACATTGCCCCCGGGGCCTCCCTCGGCCCCCCAGCAGCCCTCGCTTTCAGAGGTCAGCATCCCCCCATCGCTGGGCGTGTGCCCACTCGGGCCTGTGCCCCTGTCCAAAGACCAGCTGTACCAGCAGGCCATGCAGGAGTCGGCATGGACGCACATGCCCCACCCCTCCGACTCGGAGAGGATCAG GCAGTACCTGATGAGGAACCCGTGTCCCACCCTGCCTTTCCACCACCAGGTGCCACCGCCCCACTCCGACTCTGTAGAGTTCTACCAGAGACTGTCCACGGAGACACTGTTCTTCATCTTCTACTACCTAGAG GGCACTAAGGCCCAGTATCTGGCAGCCAAGGCCTTGAAGAAGCAGTCGTGGCGGTTCCACACCAAGTACATGATGTGGTTCCAGAGGCACGAGGAGCCCAAGACCATCACAGATGAGTTTGAGCAG GGGACGTACATTTACTTTGACTACGAGAAGTGGGGACAACGGAAGAAGGAGGGATTCACGTTTGAGTACAGGTACCTTGAGGACCGAGACCTCCAGTGA
- the LOC115176161 gene encoding CCR4-NOT transcription complex subunit 3 isoform X5 has translation MADKRKLQGEIDRCLKKVTEGVEQFEDIWQKLHNAANANQKEKYEADLKKEIKKLQRLRDQIKTWVASNEIKDKRQLVENRKLIETQMERFKIVERETKTKAYSKEGLGLAQKVDPAQREKEEVGNWLTNTIDTLNMQVDQFESEVESLSVQTRKKKGDKEKQDRIEELKCFIEKHRYHIRMLETILRMLDNDTLPVDSIRKIKDDVEYYMDSSQDPDFEENEFLYDDLDLEELPGSLVATSPPGQSLLDDDLFHQISSGTPTSTTSSSPIPPSPATYTTENSEDDKKRGRSTDSEVGQSPVKNGNPSSSLSSSSSSSSSSSSASSGASSSSLATIAGGCLPVTGGNSLLGNMGGLLSNSGSYRDATQQQQLQQHYQTQQARNSVISSNTPSNSNPSNNILLPSPSASSPANSSTTLPPLTPNTQLHAPSRPSPSSSLGLGLGLGLGKGGITGSPAVSQMSGLGLSGMPASLNTMAGLLAGSTSAPYATAAAGSGTIGSPLAGKSGCSSSPNSSTVGPVGGNTVGDRSTGLLGSAPGASGVSGGILSLSGLGSGQLAVQGPPLVAPSPIGGLAPGSSLGAIGSIGGNSGSGAPSSSVGMGGGSMSITRPPSGQKQNGSTSYSAVVADSTPDSALNSASQLQSSQPSSLTSTTNQPKDSGPSLLGPMTLPTSSPSPSYSESKLPGSGMLNGPLSYTQTSESKPQEPLSTLKSMAERAALGSGMEGEMLSLHLTTDIFPSTTLPPGPPSAPQQPSLSEVSIPPSLGVCPLGPVPLSKDQLYQQAMQESAWTHMPHPSDSERIRQYLMRNPCPTLPFHHQVPPPHSDSVEFYQRLSTETLFFIFYYLEGTKAQYLAAKALKKQSWRFHTKYMMWFQRHEEPKTITDEFEQGTYIYFDYEKWGQRKKEGFTFEYRYLEDRDLQ, from the exons CAAATGGAGCGGTTCAAGATCGTGGAGCGAGAGACCAAGACAAAGGCGTACTCGAAAGAGGGGCTGGGCCTGGCACAGAAGGTGGACCCGGCCcaaagggagaaagaggaggtcgGAAATTGGCTAACG AATACAATAGACACTCTGAACATGCAGGTGGACCAGTTTGAGAGCGAAGTGGAGTCCCTCTCAGTCCAGACTcgaaagaagaagggagacaaAGAG AAACAGGACCGCATCGAAGAGCTGAAGTGCTTCATCGAGAAGCACCGGTACCACATCCGGATGCTGGAGACCATCCTGCGCATGCTGGACAACGACACCTTGCCGGTGGACTCCATCCGCAAGATCAAGGACGACGTGGAGTACTACATGGACTCGTCGCAGGACCCCGACTTCGAGGAGAACGAGTTCCTCTACGACGACCTGGATCTGGAGGAGCTCC CCGGGTCGCTGGTGGCCACGTCCCCGCCTGGCCAATCGCTCCTGGACGACGATCTCTTCCATCAGATCTCCAGCGGCACACCTACCTCCACCACGTCCTCCTCGCCCATCCCTCCCTCGCCCGCAACTTACACTACG GAGAACTCTGAAGATGACAAGAAAAGGGGACGTTCGACAGACAGTGAAGTCGGTCAG TCGCCTGTCAAGAACGGCAACCCCTCTTCGTcgttgtcctcctcctcctcttcatcctcctcttcatcctctgcCTCCTCGGGTGCCTCCTCATCCTCGCTGGCGACCATCGCCGGGGGTTGCCTGCCTGTCACTGGGGGCAACAGCCTCCTGGGCAACATGGGGGGTCTCCTCTCCAACTCTGGCAGCTACAGAGACGCTACCCAGCAGCAGCAACTGCAGCAGCATTACCAAACCCAGCAGGCCAGAAACTCAGTCATCTCCTCCAACACCCCCTCCAACTCCAACCCGTCGAACAACATCCTCCTCCCCAGCCCCTCTGCTTCCTCACCCGCCAACTCGAGCACGACCCTCCCCCCACTCACGCCCAACACCCAGTTGCATGCTCCGTCAAGGCCTTCACCGTCCTCCAGCTTGGGGCTTGGGTTGGGCTTGGGCCTTGGTAAAGGCGGCATTACGGGGTCACCGGCCGTCAGCCAGATGTCGGGCCTTGGCTTGTCGGGGATGCCGGCATCCCTAAACACCATGGCCGGGCTCCTGGCGGGCTCAACTTCGGCCCCTTACGCCACGGCAGCAGCAGGCTCCGGAACCATCGGAAGCCCCCTAGCAGGGAAAAGCGGCTGCAGTAGCAGCCCTAACTCCAGCACAGTGGGACCGGTGGGCGGGAACACTGTTGGCGACAGATCCACGGGCCTGTTGGGATCTGCACCCGGTGCAAGTGGTGTCAGCGGTGGGATCCTCAGCCTAAGCGGCCTTGGCTCAGGGCAGTTGGCGGTCCAGGGCCCTCCCCTGGTGGCCCCCAGTCCCATAGGAGGCCTGGCCCCTGGAAGCAGCCTGGGAGCCATAGGAAGCATTGGAGGGAACTCTGGTTCAGGCGCGCCAAGCAGTAGCGTGGGCATGGGAGGAGGAAGCATGTCGATCACAAGGCCACCCAGTGGACAGAAGCAGAATGGTAGCACTA GTTACAGTGCTGTAGTAGCAGACAGCACACCCGATTCCGCCCTCAACAGTGCCAGCCAATTACAAAGCAGCCAACCCTCGTCTTTGACCTCCACCACCAATCAGCC tAAAGACAGTGGCCCCAGCCTCTTAGGGCCCATGACTCTTCCCAccagctctccctcgccctcctacAGCGAGAGTAAACTTCCAGGCAGCGGTATGCTCAACGGGCCACTCTCCTACACACAGACCTCTGAAAGCAAG cCCCAGGAGCCTCTGAGCACTCTAAAGTCTATGGCAGAACGAGCGGCACTGGGCtcaggaatggagggagagatgctCTCTCTGCACCTCACCACAG ACATTTTCCCCAGCACTACATTGCCCCCGGGGCCTCCCTCGGCCCCCCAGCAGCCCTCGCTTTCAGAGGTCAGCATCCCCCCATCGCTGGGCGTGTGCCCACTCGGGCCTGTGCCCCTGTCCAAAGACCAGCTGTACCAGCAGGCCATGCAGGAGTCGGCATGGACGCACATGCCCCACCCCTCCGACTCGGAGAGGATCAG GCAGTACCTGATGAGGAACCCGTGTCCCACCCTGCCTTTCCACCACCAGGTGCCACCGCCCCACTCCGACTCTGTAGAGTTCTACCAGAGACTGTCCACGGAGACACTGTTCTTCATCTTCTACTACCTAGAG GGCACTAAGGCCCAGTATCTGGCAGCCAAGGCCTTGAAGAAGCAGTCGTGGCGGTTCCACACCAAGTACATGATGTGGTTCCAGAGGCACGAGGAGCCCAAGACCATCACAGATGAGTTTGAGCAG GGGACGTACATTTACTTTGACTACGAGAAGTGGGGACAACGGAAGAAGGAGGGATTCACGTTTGAGTACAGGTACCTTGAGGACCGAGACCTCCAGTGA